Proteins encoded together in one Fibrobacter sp. UWP2 window:
- a CDS encoding TlpA disulfide reductase family protein translates to MRFAKRVLTLLTVASTITFAQLAPEPQVADIPLMMDSTTNQPMKMDFSVPLTGISDPGILFSHFSKRPLLIYYFSPKCPHCQRHMPEIQDLMKEYEKDGLTGIAIGLGGGIKKNDIRMFIDQFHVVIPVFQDANGKFGPAYGTGYIPVVYLVQKDGTFYRYETLNEANMNHLRATLNKMLKK, encoded by the coding sequence ATGCGCTTTGCTAAACGTGTTCTGACCCTTTTGACTGTCGCTTCTACGATAACCTTCGCACAGCTGGCCCCCGAACCGCAGGTGGCCGACATCCCGCTGATGATGGATTCAACCACCAACCAGCCCATGAAGATGGACTTCTCCGTGCCGCTTACAGGCATCAGCGACCCGGGCATCCTGTTCAGCCACTTCAGCAAGCGGCCGCTGCTCATCTACTACTTCAGCCCCAAGTGCCCGCACTGCCAGCGCCACATGCCCGAAATCCAGGACCTGATGAAGGAATACGAGAAGGACGGCCTGACGGGCATCGCTATCGGACTTGGCGGCGGCATCAAGAAGAACGACATCCGCATGTTCATCGACCAGTTCCACGTGGTGATCCCGGTATTCCAGGACGCGAACGGCAAGTTCGGCCCAGCCTACGGCACCGGCTACATCCCGGTCGTCTACCTTGTACAGAAAGACGGGACGTTCTACCGCTACGAGACGCTCAACGAGGCTAACATGAACCATCTCCGCGCCACGCTGAACAAGATGCTGAAGAAATAA
- the metF gene encoding methylenetetrahydrofolate reductase [NAD(P)H]: MKIIDILKQDKMSLSFEVFPPKKETSFENVKAATEAIAALGPAFMSVTYGAGGGVSHFTLDIAKNLKEKFNIPMLAHLTCVSSSKETVHQRIEDMKAAGIKNVMALRGDLTPELIEKGRDNCDYHYAVELIRELKAADADFCIGAACYPEKHPESANQAEDIKHLKEKVDAGADFLTTQMVFDNNLFFSFLYKLRDAGVNCPVLPGIMPITNANQVERAIKLSGSFMPQRFKSLVDKFGSDPEAMKQAGIIYASDQIIDLYANGITNVHVYSMNKPDVAEGILRNVSAILGKNFAC; this comes from the coding sequence ATGAAGATTATCGATATCCTGAAGCAAGACAAGATGAGTCTTTCTTTCGAAGTGTTCCCCCCTAAAAAAGAAACGAGCTTCGAAAACGTGAAGGCTGCCACCGAAGCCATCGCGGCGCTTGGCCCCGCATTCATGAGCGTCACCTACGGCGCGGGCGGCGGCGTGAGCCACTTTACCCTCGATATCGCTAAAAACCTCAAGGAAAAGTTCAATATCCCGATGCTTGCGCACCTCACCTGCGTCTCGAGCAGCAAGGAGACGGTGCACCAGCGCATCGAAGACATGAAGGCGGCGGGCATCAAGAACGTGATGGCACTCCGCGGCGACCTCACCCCGGAACTCATCGAGAAGGGGCGCGACAACTGCGATTACCACTATGCCGTGGAACTCATCCGCGAGCTCAAGGCTGCCGACGCGGACTTCTGCATCGGCGCGGCCTGCTACCCCGAAAAGCACCCCGAGAGCGCGAACCAGGCCGAAGACATCAAGCACCTCAAGGAAAAGGTCGACGCAGGCGCGGATTTTCTCACCACGCAGATGGTGTTCGACAACAACCTGTTCTTCAGCTTCCTCTACAAGCTGCGCGATGCGGGCGTGAACTGCCCCGTGCTCCCCGGCATCATGCCCATCACGAACGCGAACCAGGTGGAACGCGCCATCAAGCTTTCGGGCTCGTTCATGCCGCAGCGCTTCAAGTCACTTGTGGACAAGTTCGGGAGCGATCCCGAGGCCATGAAGCAGGCGGGCATCATCTACGCGAGCGACCAGATTATCGACCTTTACGCGAACGGCATCACGAACGTGCACGTGTACTCTATGAACAAACCCGACGTGGCCGAGGGAATCCTCCGGAATGTCTCTGCCATTCTGGGCAAGAATTTCGCCTGTTAA